Proteins from one Elephas maximus indicus isolate mEleMax1 chromosome 12, mEleMax1 primary haplotype, whole genome shotgun sequence genomic window:
- the ARL6IP1 gene encoding ADP-ribosylation factor-like protein 6-interacting protein 1 yields MAEGDNRSTNLLAAETASLEEQLQGWGEVMLMADKVLRWERAWFPPAIMGVVSLVFLTIYYLDPSVLSGVSCFVMFLCLADYLVPILAPRIFGSNKWTTEQQQRFHEICSNLVKTRRRAVGWWKRLFTLKEEKPKMYFMTMIIFLAAVAWVGQQVHNLFLTYLIVTSALLLPGLNQHGIISKYIGMAKREINKLLKQKEKKNE; encoded by the exons ATGGCGGAGGGCGATAATCGCAGCACCAACCTGCTG GCTGCAGAGACAGCAAGTCTGGAAGAGCAGCTGCAAGGCTGGGGAGAAGTGATGCTGATGGCCGACAAAGTCCTCCGATGGGAAAGAGCCTGGTTTCCACCTGCTATCATGGGCGTGGTTTCTTTGGTATTTCT gACAATCTACTACCTAGATCCATCTGTTCTGTCAGGTGTTTCCTGTTTTGTTATGTTTCTGTGCTTGGCTGACTACCTTGTTCCCATTTTAGCGCCTAGAATTTTTGGCTCCAATAAATG GACCACTGAGCAACAGCAAAGATTCCATGAAATTTGCAGCAATCTAGTGAAAACTCGACGCAGAGCTGTGGGCTGGTGGAAACGCCTCTTCACACTAAAGGAAGAAAAGCCTAAAATG taCTTCATGACCATGATCATTTTTCTTGCTGCGGTTGCTTGGGTGGGACAGCAAGTCCACAATCTTTTTCTCACCTACCTGATTG tAACTTCTGCATTGCTGCTTCCTGGACTAAACCAACATGGAATCATTTCGAAGTACATTGGAATGGCCAAGAGGGAGATAAACAAGCttcttaaacaaaaagaaaagaagaatgaataa